The genomic stretch aaagagccaaaaaaaaaaaaaatgttctctgcatttgttaaaaagagaaTTTCAATGTTCTGCAATAATGTGAAGCCTGTGAAATGATTCCACCCAGCGTCATTTTCTCAACCTCTGGACCCTTCCTCTAATGCCCGGTGACAATCAGAGTCTTTAAATAAAGACTGAACATATTCACCTGTCTTCTTCTTGTTACCAACAGAGAGAGATAGCAAAAGCAATGTGTAAGTATGTACAGAATATTtggtttcatgaaaatgtaaaacatccTGAAACATTCTCAGACTCAAGTCAGAACTTGATCTTGCcagtatttaacatttaattgaTGGTTTTATAACTTGTCCCGAGGAATTCTCTTGATCCCGCTCTTTTCCATTGCATTCTGGGAAAGTTGACCAAAGGTTTGTCCGTACATGAACTTATATCCTGCGGGACAGCATACAGTTAGACATGCTTTACCTTGATGTTCACTTTTTCAGAAGCCTGTTAAAAAAATAGTTCACAGTGAAACGCACCTGGAATGTGGCCTGTGAACGCTGGCACCACGCCGCTGTTTGACGGATAGATTGTGGACTTGGCGGCTACTGAGGTTTCCTTTCTCTCTGTGAAGTTTTGGGATGTGGCGTCACTCCGCCGCTGCGCCCCAAACTGGATCAGTGCCTGGTTGGTAGTGACTGGGTAGCCTTTGCCGACTAGGAAGCGAGATTTTGGTACGTGTCCTGTGAAACCTTTGAAAATACATCATGCAATGAGCTGAGTTTTAAATATACACAGAGTATGTAAATATTACCAGTATTGTGAATACGTATATTACACTACACTGCAACTTCCTAAGGTTACTCTAGCCTATTGTTCAGTAATTTTTTCCCCTTCTAACTCTGTTGGTTGCATTTCCAGCAATTTGATCTAACATGCTCTGGAAATGTGACTCCAATAAGACAAAAGTGTTGCTCTCTGTTTGATGAACGTGTTTACGATGTATTATAGTTGTAAAAAGTTGATTAACGCAGCTTTAACTTCGCTGTGAATCAATAATATGCAGTTGTCAGCAACATCTCTCAAAACCGGTTCAGCTCTGACAGAAGCAACCAGCTGGTGAACATCTAAGAGCATTTGTAAAAAGCTTTGTACCTGAGATGAAGTACTTGTTTGGGTCATCGTCACCCATTGCATACGGTCTTCCGAGGGGTATTACGGGCTTCAAGGGTTTGTAGGAGAAGACCTTGTCGGAGATTGCTGTAAAGGGGGGACTCGGTCTCTGTGACAAAAATGAGAAGAGAAACATTAAAGCATGGAGGACGACTCACAGATCATATAATCTGTGATACGGAATGGTCACATGACGAGCCTTTTTATTAGCATTCactaaaagttgaaaatggtaACTTGAACTCTACATTATATAATAGCTTATATATGATATATAACACAGGTCGAATTTCAATCCTAACTATTTAAAGTGacacaattacttttttttactaattataATTAATATTCAATAAATCTCACAGACATAGTGAGTGAATCTGTGGCTGGTCCTATGACAAGATGATCACTTCTCCATCTCAGTCTTTCATTTAAGATAGATTATATTACAGTGAACTGACACTGGAGCTCCACCATGGATAATTAAACAACAGTGACCCTATTCAGAGGTGTCAACACGTCTGAGTGAGGGAAAACGTACTTTAAACTGACAGTTGCTACAGTTGGCGACCGCTGGCAGGTCTGATGATTGCCGTTGGATCCTCGCACGTCTCTCCTGGTCAAACTCAGTCAGCGCTCTGCGACATGTTTCAGAGTAACGGCAGGCAAAGTAGTTCTGCCTGTTTGGGATAAAGCCTAAAACAGCAACAAGCAACTTTAAGGAACGTGCACACAATATTGGAAAAAATGATTTCGTCAGAAACGGCGTCCGTGTTAATCCTAATCACCAAAGATGGTTGAAAAAGTTTTAAAGGGACATTAACATTTCACATACATTACCTGGAgattgtttttaagataaagttATCTGTGATCTTTAGCtcattgtttaaaatgttataattGAAGAATGTGTGAAAAGTGTTCTTTTTCTACACATTATCGGCGGGTGAATTTCTTATTAACGAAATATTAACAAAGGGTGaaataaatatgagaaaatcaacacttcaacataaaacaacattttaaaaaccaagaaaatgcTGCTATAATATGGCTTACTGGTGTAGGTTAATGCATTTTCAACACTGATCTACTTTACTGGTCGGCTATACTTAATAATTTACAAGTGGAGACAGATTATTCTCATGTTTCCCTCGTCTCACTGTTTTCTCTTCAGTTCGTATTTAAAGCTTGATTTCCATATTACCAGAATTATTGTTTGTAAGCAGAATAGgctaaaaaaagattttccatGAAGTTTAACATTGTTGACCccgactagtgtgagtgcatgATACCGTAACCTGTGTATCCTGGTAGCATCTTCATTGTCCCATCAGAGTCGGTCTCTGCAGAGGGGACGAGTTCCTGGTGAAGGTCCAGACGAGTTGAGTGTTTCACCTCAGGACTGCTGAGCAGCTGGGATGTGAGCTTACCATAAGACTTCCCCACAGTGTACTTGAGCTGTGGGCAGTAGCCAGCAAacctgaaaacaacaaagagtccAATCTTTAATTCTTTAAAAGATTAGGCAGTAGAAGACTGCTTTTGAGGAGGtggggtgtgtttttttataggAGGCCCTAAATGTATTTCTAATATCTAGAggtaaaatgaaatgtttcctgTTAGCATTGCCACACtctatgacttttttttttaaataaatgttacaaAAGTCCTGCGAACATCTGTTGAATGGAGAAATCCTACTTTTTTTGCTAAATCTAAATAAACAGGCTACATTGTTGACGTACTCTGTGTGGACAAACTCAACTATCATAAACATGTTATCCAGCTGAGTTCACAAGTTTACAGTTCCATTATTATCTTTGTggacaaataaaaatgaacgaCATCCTCTCATTGAGTACAAAGCTGCAATGACACAACCAAAAATAAGGCAAAAATGACATATAATTGTCACGTCGTGTATCCTTATTAGTGTAATGATTCAAAAATGAGTGAGAAGCCAAACACTGTCCAGtcgtatttttttattttttatttaatgcagTCTCATTCCTGttgtttaaactttgatataaaacataaaaaagtaaGAAGAGGTTATCACTTACCCCGGGATGTAGTAGGGCTCAGGTGTCAGGAGAACTTCCTTAAATCTTGAGGCGTATTTCTCCATCGTGACCCTGAGCGGCTGAAGCAGGTTGAATTCCTGAGTGTGTTTTGCTGGTTGCTACAGagaattaaacacaaacacactgatggaGCCAAGTGTCGTACTCACCGATGCTTCTTTTGCAAGAACACAATCTAGGCCTATTGTTTGCTACACGTCTGTTTATCACCGTGTGTGGGCATTTAGTGGAGGTAATTTATATGAGTGACAACAAAACTTCCCCGCTAACAAATTATTTAtacttcattattttttttggaaacgAATAATAACCGTGGAGAACAAACGACCATGAAATAACATATATCCTAGATAATTATGGAGTGAGATGAGTGTTGTTTTGAAGAGAGACGTGTTGCATAGCTTGTTGGAAATTCATGAAGCATGCTTATCAGCGCCTCCTAGCGGCTGTTTGCAACTCTTCATCGAATGAATGAAGGGAGGACTATTTACTGTGACTGATTTGTAGCCACATTTTTATCGATATtatcaaaaaaataacttcaagtCCCCCTTTTAGCCTTATTTGACAAGATATTGgttatttttaaagcatgtaTTTAAACGTTTAAGAATAAGGTTCTTAAGTTTTTCAAAGCCGTCTTCAAaccagcagaaataaaaatccatatatctatatatctatatatatatatatgtgtattaatTGTATTCATTTAGGCTCTTTAAGAAAATTCAGCCAGTCCCCAAAAATGTATCCCTCAAATTTAACCCGTCCCTAAAAAATATACACAACATGACcaacactgaagctacaaaaTAAACTCCCTAAACTCCACTGCACGCTCAGACAAGcttcaacacagaaacaaaaaaaatatcagtaaGTAACTACATACAAATACTTTGTCACTGGACTGAAGTAAGGATGTCTGTACTTTGGTTTAGGATTCAGTTTGTGAGAAGGTTTTACTTTATCTCTCtgcattttcataaaatatctTTAATTCTACTCTTAAATGTCAAAACTTTAAGCCATAATCATTTAAGAGGAAAGACTGGGGCGCCAGTGGTCTAGTGGTCAGTTTGCATGTCCTCATGTACAAAGGCCACAGTAACTTAAAGGGAGCAGCCCAGGTTCAATCGGatatgtctttccccactcgcTCCCTGATTTCGATCCCATCAGCTCCCGCAAGACAGGGCGTCTCtcaataaagtcattaaaaGCCCAAAGTATATCTATAAGGATGATTGACATTTTCCACTATCTTCAGTAAACCACAGTCCACATAAACACAGTCCAGTACAACAAAAGAATGCACTTTAGTAATGTATATGTGCATAGTTTTGCCTCCTCAGTATAGAAAAAACTAAACTTGCAGTTTCTATACTGTTGGTTTTCTTTCCAGTTATGGAACAacatggagagaaagagaaacaggacAACAACAGACGTCACTGTGTGCAGACTGACTCAAAAAATActtctgttattttgttttccaggaCTGTGAGCGAGCGTCTGCATCTTAATCAGATGACCCATTCTGTCAGTGTTCACCTGGGGAATGTAGATCAAATCAGCAGACGGGACATGAGTGCCCATTCTTCACATTCCTCCACTCACAGATGAACGTTGGTTGGTTGAAGTGACAGCGTTTAATGTTTCAGCTTCTCATTACACTTCCTCTTTTCACACGTACACAGACGGTTCTCTTGTGTATCCTCAAAGGAATTTCAACATCATGTTACCCTTATGATATACTCACGCTCAGCTCTTTTATGGCAGCTCTGAGACTTGttactttatcttttttttgtgatcagttttttatttagaaatgtacaaagaaattACATCTTATATTACAACTGTTTTTcccctttaccccccccccccccaccccccatagagcacatacatgtataaaagtgcatatgtgaaaacatcaGGATCAATCAAACATTCAAACCTTCCCCCCACCCCATCCACCCCGTGGTGACCCCACATACATCCCCACCCCGGATCTCTCAAGGAAAACATATTTCatatataataaaaacacatttcaggtcAAGCACGCTGTCCTTAACTATATTGTAGGCTGCATCCCATGCTTTGAGGGTCTTAAGGCTGGCCCCATGCATTCGGGCCACAGATCATTCAATCTGAACAATTTCAAGAAGAGAGTTGGCCCAATGTCGCCAGGTCAAGGAATGTGGCAGTTGCCGTCttaatgccaacatttagacaAGTTTAAACCGGAATCATCATGAAGAAGGAGCAAAGTCAGTGAAAGCAGGATCTTCGCTTTAAGCATGTCACTTAGAGTTGAAGTTATTTGCTTCCAGAATGTGACCACATCGGGGCATTCCCAGTACATATGCATAAACGACCCCAGCATGCTGAGTGATGTGATTTTACCTTTCAGCATTCCTTTGTTTATACTCTTCACAGcacatttgtttctgttaaaCACCCTATAACTGAATGTTGTTGGTACTTTTTTACTTCCTATAGATCTATGCTTGACCTTTTTGCGTAAAACATCTCTTACAGGCGTGAGAAAAAAATCCAGCATTTCACCTTACTCTGCAGATGAGTCACACTTTTCCCAGTATATAATGACAGGAAGAAGCGGGTGTCAACACGCAGCTCTGTGCTGTGACAGGACAGATGCTGCTCAGAGGCGTGGTGAAGGAGCAGAGGCGGATCAGAGAGATGTTTTGAATTCTATGCAGTCAGTTTACCTCAGCTAATGACTGTGAGGGACGTCTAAACTGCTGCTCATTTTCCCGTTGAAGCCAAGGTTCAAGGATGAATCTGTACAGGAGTTTTGGGAACCTCATGGAGGCCTGGGTGACTGAAGGAGGACAGGGTTTGGACTCAGAATGGGCCAGAATGAATGAAGACTCTCCCACACCTTCCTCAAACCTGCGCTCAGAATCAGTGGACTCTGGAGTGGAGACAGCCAGCTCTGAGACGTCTTTTCCCGCTACATCTCGCTCCGTTTCTACAGATAACGCAGAAATAGATGCCACATTATCTCagtctcctgtcctctcctctcctgtgctctcatcttcctcctcttcctcccttaACCTCCACCCCAGCAGGGATCAGGAAGAGTCCAACGCCTTACACCAAAAATTGGAGCGAACTTTAAGGAGGGCTGACTCTAAATGTCTTAAGGAAGACTCTGAGATCCCTAAAGTGGATGAGGTGCTGAGGCGGCGACCCAAACGGCACACATCTGAGTCagtgagaggtcaaaggtcagtgtCAGAGAGTTTCTGCCTGAGGAGGACAGTCAACCCATCAGCTCCCATGAGGCATATTACAGAAATGTGCAGACGGCCGCCATCCATGACTTGTGATGAGCAGCAATCTCGGACAAGATTAGAGGTGAGATCATGTGTCTTTCACAAACCAGACCTTGTTCAAATATTTAGAGATTCGGCAGAAGAGACGCAAACATTTGTGTCTGATTTCTGTTTGTGCGTATTTTGGGACCACTTCCAGGATTGCATGAGATCAGCAGTAACATGTGTGGTCTTGCACAGCTCAGGCTCGTAAACGTGAAAGGAAAGCGTGAAAGAAAGTCCCACCAGTGTGACACGGCCTCTACTTGTAGTTAAAGGGTTGCAACACAACTAGTTCTCCCAATCAAAGTAGGGCAGGCATGTCATTACTCATACTGTATCTCTTTCATACTCGCAACCCGTCAACAGTCCGTCTGGGGTGCAATGGATCGTAAACCAGTCTGCCCAGGTGACTTAAAACCCACAGGTATGACAGGAATGGATGGAGATGTGTGGGGGAAGTGGGGCAGTCTGTTGAACTTTGGATAAAAATAGCataaacaatttaaacaaaaaaaataagccTTGATTTAAAATTTGTatttaaacaacaataaaaaataaataaatagacattCAGCCTCACACTTGTCATGAGTTACAAAGCAGGTCATGTTGAGTCAAGCTCAACAACACGATTAATTGTACCAGTTGTATTCAATGGATACAATAGTCTTTAGCTCTATGTGTTATTACTTTAAATAAGTCCAAGGTTGAAAAGGCTTAAAGGAGGGCAACACTGAGAAGCCATATagaacaaattacaaataaatactAGTTTTATgttctttgtcattttcatataattttacttttattatccTGCTCAAAAACTCTTAAGTCCTTATCTGAATCTCCAAAAATTCCTCTCAAAGTCAAAAATAGAAAGTCTTAGAATAATGAGTTCATCTTAACAAGTTTAGGATATTATGTGAGCAGAAATCTTCAACTGTAATCCATATCATGATATTAGAAATCTCACTCATTATAAGATGGCTCCCAAACAAGAGCCAT from Labrus bergylta chromosome 17, fLabBer1.1, whole genome shotgun sequence encodes the following:
- the si:dkey-106l3.7 gene encoding lamin-like protein, with protein sequence MNLYRSFGNLMEAWVTEGGQGLDSEWARMNEDSPTPSSNLRSESVDSGVETASSETSFPATSRSVSTDNAEIDATLSQSPVLSSPVLSSSSSSSLNLHPSRDQEESNALHQKLERTLRRADSKCLKEDSEIPKVDEVLRRRPKRHTSESVRGQRSVSESFCLRRTVNPSAPMRHITEMCRRPPSMTCDEQQSRTRLEVLGEEKKKELSPGLLYLEQVCQMLEEIARQQMHSQALQKEMDALREHEELEMEAVDSCHSDSKAAEEDFLYSQNVGKTNSLDCRSQQRKDPYKHFRQRSASDTSIALLRLKMLKTDCRGQHLSTDGLQKEEEVHKKQESDVAHKNWKLKFGSLSREESAVRDIKGQHMQPSERNSPRRRLSQMFRRSRKTLPE
- the cimip2b gene encoding ciliary microtubule inner protein 2B, producing MEKYASRFKEVLLTPEPYYIPGFAGYCPQLKYTVGKSYGKLTSQLLSSPEVKHSTRLDLHQELVPSAETDSDGTMKMLPGYTGFIPNRQNYFACRYSETCRRALTEFDQERRARIQRQSSDLPAVANCSNCQFKRPSPPFTAISDKVFSYKPLKPVIPLGRPYAMGDDDPNKYFISGFTGHVPKSRFLVGKGYPVTTNQALIQFGAQRRSDATSQNFTERKETSVAAKSTIYPSNSGVVPAFTGHIPGYKFMYGQTFGQLSQNAMEKSGIKRIPRDKL